In bacterium, the DNA window TCGGGCGGTTGGGCAGAGGCAGGTTGCAACTGCCCTGCAGCAGACGCGCGCACAGATAGAGCGAGTCGCGCCCGGGACGCGTCGTGTCTCCGGGGCAGATCGTATCGGGAACGACCGTGGTGATGTCCAGGACCACGTTAGCATCGGTGAACATCGTCGAGGCAATCAAGCCCGACGACAACCCCGTGCCGGTCAGCTCCAGCGTCGCGCCCACAATGCTGTCATTGTAGGGCACCACCCAGAAGGTCGACACGGCGCCCTTGGCGTTGGCCGCGGCCGTCCAGGGCCCGTACTCGCCGGTCAGAGCCCCCGACTTGTCCACGTGACGGACATAGAACTCCACCGTCTCGCCCCCCGTGGGGCTGACCGCCGAATACCCATAACCGGCGCCGGTGATCCATACTGTGTCACCGGGGGGATAGTCCGCCCGATCCGTCGTCAACGTCGCCGCATGCGCCGCCGACGGCAGTGCCAAAGCCAGACAGAAGAGTACCAGCGCCCCGATCCCCAACCAGGGACTCCGGAGACCGATGCGACATCGCCCATAGTCCTGCATGTGCAATCCTCCTAAGCGTCGATTCCTATAATCTCTTTATCGACATCCGCACAGCATGCTCAGCCGCTGAACAGGCGTCAAAGGCACTTTTTTTGTCCCCCCCAGAGAGGTCAAAATGGTGCGGTAAGCGCACTCGCGCCCCGCGCCCCGGGGGCGAGAAGTGGGACTGACTTTCAGGATCTGGATCGTTCCAAGTGCTTCGTATCGACGACCCATCGGGGTCGCAGGATGCACCGCGTTGCTAAGTTGCTGCAGTTGCGGTGTACCCATCTAATATATGGCACATTGCCCACACTTCGACAGACGGGGCACGGATTTTCGCCTGATCTTATGTCCGTCATGTGGCAATGCCTTGTCTATCAACGCGTTGGCGGAACCCCGTTAGGTCGGCACTTCATCATGGCCGCCAGTTCGCATAATCGCCTCAAAGCGTCTCCACAATCAACCACTAAATTTCTCCGGTTTCCGGCCCTCGCGGTGATCGTCAGTGCATTTGGCGTGCCAGTCTCGCTGCGGAGAATATGATGTCGCAGATGAACGCGGGACCTGCAATTGGGACTTCGCAACTTGCGTGGCGCGTTGGTACTTTAAGTGAGGGCGCCAATTCGTTGAATAATATAAATTAAGACCGATTTTCGGTCAATTGATTTTTCCTCGAGACTAAAGCATGCGGATTTTCCTGCTCAGCATCCATTCCCTCTGGGTCCTCTGGATGGTCGCCGGTGTGCTTCTGGCCATCCTGGGATTTCGTTATCCGCGCGTTTGGACTTGGAAGCACTTCCGCATCCTTCATCTGGCCGCAATCATCGCCACCGCCTCAGTTCCACTCTGGAATCGCGGCGCCTGTCCACTGACCGAGTGGGAAGCGGCGCTGGCCGCCGAGCCGGTTGCGCAGCCCTTTCTGGCGCGTGTGCTGACCTGGTTGGTCTACTGGGACATCCCTTTGTGGTTGCTGTCGTTGTCGACCGGTGTCGCGGCGATCGTGACATTGGTCGTTTTCGTCCTGCATCCGCCCTGGCGATGCGCCGGACGCAGATGACCGCGGCCGCCCTGCCGCTTTGAATGCTTGACAACCTGTGCGGCGCGGTGTAACTGTACGGAGGTGTTGTGACGGTTCGGCGTCCGTTTCAGCCGTCCGGTACCGCGCATTACTTCTCCGGTTTCTGGCTCGACAGAGTGCTCTACACACACGTCCGGCGCTGATCACAGGAGGGTGATCGTATGTACAAGACCCGTGGACTGCTGGTGGGTTTGTTGCTGGTCCTGGCCGCGGTCCCTGGATGGGCCGCCAACCACGTCTCCGTTGAATCGAAGAATGTCGCGCTGGGCGCCACCGGTGTCACCGTGGGCGTTTATGTCGAAAACGATATCCCGATCGTGGCCCTGGTCCTGCCGCTCGAATTGCGCTCGGCCTCCCCGGGCACATACGTCACCACCGCCTTCACCTTCGGCCCGACCGCCGGCGGACGCGTCAACAACAGCCCGCTGGGTCCGGCCGGTCCAACTTGGCCGGCGGCCAACATTACGGCGCGTCGATACGCGGTCACCGCGTCACCGGCCTGCAGCGGCCCGATCTCGAACACGTACAATACCGCCGCCGCCCAGATTGATTTCATCAGCCCTGATGCCGTCATGCACGCCACCGTCAGCACCGGCGATCCCAACGCCGGCGAGGATATCACGATGGCGCCCGGCAGCGATCCGCCCGGCACCCCCTCGTTCCTTTTCACCTTCAACGTGAACAACACCGACGGCTTCATTGAGATCGACACCTGCTGCGTCCGGCCGGCCAATCACCTCTCGTTTGTCGACGAGCAGACCAACATCGTG includes these proteins:
- a CDS encoding DUF2784 family protein, with the translated sequence MRIFLLSIHSLWVLWMVAGVLLAILGFRYPRVWTWKHFRILHLAAIIATASVPLWNRGACPLTEWEAALAAEPVAQPFLARVLTWLVYWDIPLWLLSLSTGVAAIVTLVVFVLHPPWRCAGRR